Proteins encoded together in one Thermococcus barophilus MP window:
- a CDS encoding nucleotidyl transferase AbiEii/AbiGii toxin family protein: MLNNELLFKIRESERKGFANFVSKKVGIKNVDMVEWDYIIHTILKELKKDPHFRENYVFKGGTYLVKCHLGYYRFSRDLDFAYRNSEELQEMSRSKLKKFLSEETGRIAETLNCIARDLGLEFYYRDHNDFNNHRYFSFLIGPGWFREIIAYSPAGEKIKLEFNYAEKFAFKPKTAKAHTLLSWKKAELKVRDYEKYIEFFGNHYPIRVSAYPDKEILIEKVRAILTRREFKLRDLYDLYKLHQVKGLKIKKYEKQIIMKVKNYISLSNNARENLLKTLEELKREDYLNVLKPEVEKDAVLIVEEFDKDKFFEFVESLRKELLELIESEGFAALIKEW; the protein is encoded by the coding sequence ATGTTGAATAATGAACTTCTCTTCAAAATCAGGGAGAGTGAGAGGAAAGGCTTTGCCAATTTTGTTTCCAAGAAGGTTGGTATTAAAAACGTAGACATGGTTGAGTGGGACTACATTATTCACACCATCCTCAAAGAGCTTAAAAAAGACCCTCATTTTAGAGAAAACTATGTTTTCAAAGGTGGGACATACTTGGTTAAATGTCATCTGGGCTACTACCGCTTTAGCAGGGATTTAGATTTTGCCTATAGAAACAGTGAAGAACTCCAAGAGATGTCAAGGAGTAAACTCAAGAAATTTCTAAGTGAAGAGACGGGAAGAATTGCTGAAACACTGAATTGCATTGCAAGAGACTTGGGATTGGAGTTTTACTACAGAGATCATAACGACTTTAACAATCACCGCTACTTTAGCTTTTTGATAGGGCCTGGCTGGTTTAGAGAAATAATTGCCTATTCCCCAGCGGGAGAAAAGATAAAACTGGAGTTCAACTATGCTGAAAAGTTCGCATTTAAACCCAAAACAGCAAAAGCACACACTCTTCTGTCATGGAAAAAGGCAGAATTAAAAGTTAGGGATTATGAGAAATACATTGAGTTCTTCGGGAATCATTATCCCATTAGGGTTTCAGCATATCCGGATAAGGAAATTTTGATTGAGAAAGTGAGGGCTATTCTAACAAGGAGAGAATTCAAACTGCGTGATTTGTATGACCTTTACAAACTCCATCAGGTTAAAGGGCTGAAAATTAAAAAATATGAGAAGCAAATAATAATGAAGGTGAAGAATTACATCAGCCTAAGCAACAATGCACGTGAGAACCTCTTGAAGACCCTTGAAGAACTCAAGCGAGAGGACTACTTGAATGTGCTCAAGCCAGAAGTTGAAAAAGATGCTGTCCTTATTGTTGAAGAATTTGACAAGGATAAGTTCTTTGAGTTTGTAGAATCTCTCAGGAAAGAATTGCTGGAATTAATTGAATCAGAAGGATTTGCAGCCCTCATTAAAGAGTGGTAA
- a CDS encoding type IV toxin-antitoxin system AbiEi family antitoxin domain-containing protein: MRSITQILLAEFGGKVITKEELEKFSTYLKVNDVDYLVNYLIQYGYIIRILRGLYYVKTPIEFSFKSSPTIYKLLSLGMNKITKNWYFGLFTALVLNGLTHEHYTTIFIINDKIARTKIIHINGTPVRIIKTKRELFNFGIIEKDDMKISDLEKTLLDFLYFGNYGTISKELALRIWREYKDSADWKKLKKYLEKYPESIAKVVDDVE; this comes from the coding sequence ATGAGATCAATTACCCAAATACTCCTGGCTGAATTTGGGGGCAAAGTCATTACAAAGGAAGAGCTGGAAAAGTTTTCCACTTATTTGAAAGTAAATGATGTAGATTACCTCGTAAACTATCTCATTCAGTATGGCTACATCATAAGAATTCTAAGGGGACTCTATTATGTTAAAACTCCCATTGAATTCTCTTTTAAGAGCTCTCCCACAATTTACAAACTCCTCTCATTGGGGATGAATAAGATAACGAAAAACTGGTACTTTGGCCTCTTCACAGCATTAGTTCTAAATGGATTAACTCACGAGCACTACACTACAATCTTCATAATCAACGACAAGATCGCAAGGACAAAAATCATTCACATAAATGGAACTCCCGTCAGAATAATCAAAACCAAAAGAGAGCTATTTAACTTTGGAATAATCGAAAAAGATGACATGAAAATTTCTGATTTAGAAAAAACACTTTTAGATTTCCTCTACTTTGGAAACTATGGGACAATTTCAAAAGAACTGGCTTTAAGAATCTGGAGGGAATACAAAGATAGTGCAGATTGGAAGAAGTTGAAGAAGTATTTGGAGAAATATCCGGAGTCCATTGCAAAGGTGGTTGATGATGTTGAATAA
- a CDS encoding Piwi domain-containing protein, producing the protein MSPKSKQATILEFLSVKGKDKQQKTIKSQPLMKSSEPEEESFPLVEVDSEWNIIRINPEIAKSLFAKTVKTYYGLGKNYVAENLLHDEEKVEFLRRVYELFPYNYLAKSENGIPYYEYYSTAENIDADIVDHLQLIKIGEYHWEELDPHIAVRLITAHIRSSFGEFLKNKLSSRELKDVWIRLPKGRERVSLEFVKKFELGTLGYSIEDGEIWMALRRRSSASAVLLADFPPKVLEYVMIKLKKLAEEAVKQDYRKVRIYSETQPGSGTAAVIDVIIGHDNVIRFLEEHPKGAFHVKKRLEELGKSLDDVNYLLIGVYDNSISLKRALEDENCQYYFTEHNAYLVLTTEVQKELFGRIVDDWRGEIVEEYREKLNEITTSGKLFSQVSGIKGITVNIRENLLVRTLKGEITVKDVKDIMRDESIFLNLLPISEKILNETKRHNLRLLIFYPKKFDERIRKSIFLDQIERLRNGLLSNSFSSVDEVDLIPVSRDRSLDYHKTMLEAGLDKVRDYTLATIIFPEQYNKRDLELREFYNWLKKEFYDETKPLVFQGARVESVFGMYKRYAVPNIVLQMAAKLGVYPYSLETSSGYDYIIGIDYTYWHERDAVSVGGGAVVVSPSGLIEGIYPIAIPSKRESLDMKEILQEWFLKTVQNNPEIMKQGRVTVLISRDGMVPKYERNRIQEFLCEYSDELDMTIEAVEVRKRILTRIWSLDGPNTFYSPVKVGNYTYYMVNAHAGYPLRRKERKIYYSKPYLIGSLYRFQSGKVQPIHGSASRHLVESLIRLQKINYTTTKMDNVRLPLPIDVTHKLINFIRDVNMRVKRVGIPNSLFMA; encoded by the coding sequence ATGTCGCCTAAGAGTAAACAAGCAACAATACTTGAGTTTTTATCTGTAAAAGGAAAAGACAAACAACAGAAAACAATCAAGTCTCAACCATTGATGAAATCTTCTGAACCAGAAGAAGAAAGTTTTCCTCTCGTAGAAGTTGATTCGGAATGGAATATCATTAGAATAAATCCTGAGATTGCCAAATCTCTATTTGCAAAAACCGTAAAAACTTACTATGGATTAGGCAAAAATTATGTCGCAGAGAATTTACTGCATGACGAAGAGAAAGTTGAGTTTCTAAGAAGAGTCTACGAACTTTTCCCCTACAACTATCTTGCAAAGTCAGAAAATGGAATTCCCTACTACGAGTATTACTCAACAGCAGAAAACATTGACGCTGACATAGTAGACCATCTCCAACTTATCAAGATTGGCGAATATCATTGGGAAGAGCTTGATCCACACATAGCTGTGCGTTTAATCACTGCACACATTCGCTCTTCTTTCGGGGAGTTCTTAAAGAACAAACTATCCTCAAGAGAATTGAAGGATGTATGGATAAGACTTCCAAAAGGGAGAGAGCGTGTATCATTGGAATTCGTGAAGAAATTTGAGCTTGGAACATTAGGGTACTCAATAGAAGATGGAGAAATCTGGATGGCACTTAGACGGCGCTCAAGTGCTAGTGCTGTACTACTTGCAGACTTTCCCCCTAAAGTTCTCGAATATGTTATGATTAAGCTAAAGAAGCTGGCCGAAGAAGCAGTAAAGCAAGACTACAGAAAAGTGAGGATTTACAGCGAGACACAGCCGGGTTCTGGAACGGCGGCAGTTATTGATGTTATCATTGGACATGACAACGTAATTCGCTTTCTTGAAGAACATCCAAAAGGGGCTTTTCACGTGAAGAAGAGATTAGAGGAGCTTGGAAAAAGTCTTGATGATGTCAATTATCTACTCATAGGAGTTTATGACAACAGCATTTCTCTCAAAAGGGCACTAGAAGATGAAAATTGCCAGTACTACTTTACAGAGCACAATGCTTATCTTGTTCTAACAACTGAGGTCCAAAAGGAGCTATTTGGAAGAATTGTAGATGATTGGAGAGGAGAGATTGTTGAGGAATATCGGGAAAAGCTGAACGAAATAACAACTTCAGGAAAATTATTTAGTCAAGTCTCCGGAATCAAGGGAATCACTGTAAATATTCGTGAGAATCTTCTTGTAAGAACCCTTAAGGGGGAAATAACTGTCAAAGATGTCAAGGATATTATGAGAGATGAGTCAATATTCCTCAATCTCCTTCCAATTTCTGAAAAAATTCTCAATGAAACAAAGAGACATAATCTCAGATTGCTTATTTTCTACCCGAAGAAATTTGATGAACGCATTAGGAAATCAATATTTCTCGATCAGATAGAAAGACTAAGAAATGGATTATTATCAAACTCATTTTCCAGCGTTGATGAAGTTGATCTTATTCCAGTTAGTAGAGACAGATCATTGGACTACCACAAGACCATGCTTGAGGCTGGGTTGGATAAAGTTAGAGACTACACTCTCGCAACAATTATTTTTCCTGAGCAGTACAACAAGCGCGATCTTGAGCTGAGAGAGTTTTACAACTGGCTTAAAAAAGAGTTTTATGACGAGACAAAGCCACTTGTGTTTCAAGGAGCTAGAGTTGAATCTGTTTTTGGAATGTACAAGCGATATGCAGTGCCTAATATTGTTCTTCAAATGGCGGCTAAGCTTGGTGTCTATCCATACAGTCTTGAAACGAGTAGTGGATATGATTACATAATTGGTATTGACTACACGTATTGGCACGAGAGAGATGCTGTATCAGTTGGTGGTGGAGCTGTCGTTGTTAGCCCATCCGGTTTGATAGAAGGCATTTATCCGATAGCAATACCATCTAAAAGGGAATCATTAGATATGAAGGAGATACTCCAAGAATGGTTCCTAAAGACTGTTCAGAATAATCCAGAGATCATGAAGCAAGGAAGAGTTACGGTGCTGATATCCAGAGATGGTATGGTTCCAAAATATGAGAGGAACAGAATCCAAGAGTTTCTCTGCGAGTATTCAGATGAACTTGACATGACTATTGAAGCTGTGGAAGTTAGAAAAAGGATTCTCACTAGGATCTGGTCATTGGATGGACCAAATACCTTCTATTCGCCAGTTAAAGTTGGCAACTACACTTACTACATGGTCAATGCTCACGCTGGCTATCCTCTCAGAAGAAAAGAAAGGAAGATTTATTACTCAAAGCCCTATCTAATTGGGAGTCTTTATCGCTTCCAAAGTGGTAAAGTGCAACCTATTCACGGTAGTGCAAGTAGACATCTTGTAGAGTCATTAATTCGTCTTCAGAAAATCAATTACACTACGACAAAAATGGACAACGTGAGATTGCCTCTCCCAATAGACGTCACTCATAAGCTAATAAATTTCATCAGAGACGTTAACATGAGGGTAAAAAGAGTTGGAATTCCAAACAGCCTCTTCATGGCTTAA
- a CDS encoding DNA-directed DNA polymerase II large subunit codes for MSELYSEEMKAYFEMLQKEIDKAYEIAKKARAQGKDPVRDVEIPQATDMAGRVESLVGPKGVAERIRELAREYGKELAALKIVDEIIEGKFGKFDSKEKLAEQAVRTALAILTEGIVSAPIEGIAQVKIKKNPDGTEYLALYYAGPIRSSGGTAQALSVLVGDYVRKKLGLDKFKPTEKHIERMVEEVDLYHRAVTRLQYHPSADEVRLAMQNIPVEITGEATDDVEVSHRDVPGVETNQLRGGAILVLAEGVLQKAKKLVKYIDKMGIEGWGWLKEFVEAKEKGKTEEGTEEKAEKSKGEKAEVQTSVKVKKGFYYELYERFRANIAPNNKYTKEIIGGRPLFAEPSENGGFRLRYGRSRVSGFATWSINPAVMILVDEFLAVGTQMKTERPGKGCIVTPATTAEGPIVKLKDGSVIRVDDYYLALKIRDQVEEILYLGDAIIAFGDFVENNQTLLPANYVEEWWIQEFVKAVEDIYEVPLKPFAENDEEAVEEAADYLDLKPEFLAELLKDPLKIRPKVEEAIHLSKVLDIPLHPYYTLYWNTLKPEEVAELQSLLVNAEIEWDKYLGTKYAKKIVINLEVLGRKGKRYLELLGLPHRVEDKSVIIEYPWSAALLTPLANLEKKFEPKEFHTTIDIVNEVSEVKLRDRGISWIGARMGRPEKAKERKMKPPVHVLFPIGLAGGSSRDIYKAAQEGKLAEVEIAQFKCTNCSHIDIFPTCPVCGAEAKLLYRCPKCNYSSTEETICPKCGIEMRAYVKKTINPSHLVKQAMQNVRVNTLDKLKGVMGMTSAHKVPEPLEKGILRAKNDVYVFKDGTIRFDATDAPITHFKPREIGVSVEKLRELGYTHDFEGKPLVSEDQIVELKVQDVILSKEAGKYLVRVAKFIDDLLERFYGLPRFYNVEKMEDLIGHLVIGLAPHTSAGIIGRIIGFVDALVGYAHPYYHAAKRRNCFPGDTRILVQLNGMPQRITLRELYELFEEESYENMAYVRKKPKVDIKVYSFDEESGKVVLTDIEDVIKLPSTDHLIRFELELGRSFETTVDHPVLVYENGRFIKKRAFEVKEGDLILVPKIEFPEEDIDSIDLLEEFSKDEFKELRERIMVRGIAEWLMKIGAEVNPDYIRRNSIPLAVLLEVLKEKGLSIKDVPDCYIGFKPDHVKIRRFVPIGPLLRLIGYYLAEGYARESDSVYQISFSNGDEEVREDIKRALRKAFGDGFGIYERGEKITVGSRVIYLLFTRVLKIGKGAKDKRVPAFVFKLPKEKVRHLLQAYFEGDGTAIKSRPMIVVYSVNKPLLEDIDTLMIAKFNLYASWGVDKNANSRPGNIVQRYHEHRGRRVPVSTVYRLDYYGIQAKRFFEEIDFISERKNSVVNAWTNHKFQPYRRANEMGILVRVRRVEYVKPPEEWVYSLSVAKYHTVIVSDNITTSNCDGDEDAVMLLLDALLNFSRFYLPEKRGGKMDAPLVVTTRLDPREVDSEVHNMDIARYYPLEFYEATYELKSPKELVGVVERVEDRLGKPEMYEGLKFTHDTDDIALGPKLSKYKQLGDMEEKVRQQLALAEKIRAVNEHHVAETIINSHLIPDLRGNLRSFTRQEFRCVKCNTKYRRPPLSGKCPKCGGKIVLTVSKGAIEKYLPTAKLLVTNYDVLTYTRQRICLTEKDIKSLFANVFPETQRTLLALNTNDICDRMIAERTGKIVTKNGYLDEFHGNGRKVQKKVEAPKKVEKRELTKMQAHKPEKSEKHKPKKKKKVVSLDEFFGA; via the coding sequence ATGAGCGAGCTTTACAGCGAAGAGATGAAAGCGTATTTTGAAATGTTGCAGAAAGAAATTGATAAGGCTTATGAGATAGCTAAGAAGGCGAGAGCCCAGGGAAAAGATCCCGTCAGGGATGTTGAAATTCCCCAAGCAACGGACATGGCAGGTAGAGTAGAAAGCTTGGTTGGTCCAAAAGGTGTTGCCGAGAGGATTAGAGAGCTTGCGAGAGAGTATGGTAAAGAGCTTGCCGCCCTTAAAATTGTTGATGAGATCATTGAAGGTAAATTCGGAAAGTTTGACAGCAAAGAAAAGCTGGCGGAGCAGGCTGTTAGAACTGCACTGGCTATTCTGACAGAAGGTATAGTTTCTGCTCCGATTGAAGGTATAGCTCAGGTTAAGATCAAGAAGAATCCAGATGGGACGGAGTATTTGGCCCTCTATTACGCTGGGCCAATCAGAAGTTCTGGTGGAACTGCTCAGGCGTTAAGTGTTCTCGTTGGTGATTACGTTAGGAAAAAACTTGGATTGGATAAGTTTAAACCCACAGAGAAGCACATAGAGAGAATGGTTGAAGAAGTTGATTTGTATCACAGAGCCGTTACCCGTTTGCAATATCACCCTTCGGCAGATGAGGTAAGATTGGCTATGCAGAATATTCCGGTTGAGATAACCGGTGAAGCGACTGATGACGTTGAGGTTTCTCATAGAGACGTTCCGGGAGTTGAGACAAACCAGCTCAGAGGTGGAGCGATTCTCGTTTTGGCAGAAGGTGTTCTTCAGAAGGCGAAGAAGCTGGTTAAATACATTGATAAAATGGGCATTGAAGGCTGGGGCTGGCTCAAGGAATTTGTTGAGGCAAAGGAGAAGGGCAAAACAGAGGAAGGGACAGAAGAGAAAGCTGAAAAATCAAAGGGGGAAAAGGCTGAGGTACAAACCTCTGTAAAGGTCAAAAAAGGCTTTTACTATGAACTTTATGAAAGGTTCAGAGCTAACATTGCTCCAAACAACAAATACACAAAGGAAATTATTGGTGGAAGACCGCTATTTGCAGAACCATCAGAGAATGGTGGCTTCCGTTTAAGATATGGTCGTTCGAGGGTGAGCGGATTTGCAACCTGGAGCATAAATCCTGCCGTCATGATTCTTGTTGATGAATTCTTGGCTGTGGGTACACAGATGAAGACTGAGAGGCCGGGAAAGGGCTGTATCGTTACCCCTGCTACAACAGCCGAAGGTCCAATCGTTAAGCTCAAGGATGGCTCCGTCATTAGGGTTGATGATTACTATCTTGCTTTAAAGATTAGGGATCAAGTCGAGGAAATACTCTACTTGGGCGATGCAATTATAGCCTTTGGAGATTTTGTAGAGAACAATCAAACTTTACTTCCAGCTAATTATGTTGAAGAATGGTGGATTCAGGAGTTTGTGAAAGCAGTTGAAGATATATATGAAGTTCCCCTCAAGCCCTTTGCTGAAAATGATGAAGAGGCAGTTGAAGAAGCCGCTGATTATCTCGATTTAAAACCAGAATTCTTGGCAGAGCTTCTGAAAGACCCTCTGAAAATTAGACCTAAAGTTGAGGAGGCAATACACCTCTCAAAGGTTCTTGACATTCCTCTCCATCCATACTACACTCTCTACTGGAACACCCTCAAGCCAGAAGAAGTTGCTGAACTTCAAAGCCTTCTTGTCAATGCTGAGATTGAGTGGGATAAGTACCTTGGAACAAAATATGCCAAGAAGATTGTAATAAATCTTGAAGTGCTTGGAAGGAAAGGAAAGCGCTACCTTGAACTGCTCGGCCTGCCCCACAGAGTTGAAGATAAAAGCGTAATCATTGAGTATCCTTGGAGTGCTGCTCTGCTTACTCCATTGGCTAACTTGGAGAAGAAATTTGAGCCGAAGGAATTCCACACTACCATAGACATAGTCAATGAGGTCAGTGAAGTAAAGCTCAGGGACAGGGGGATAAGCTGGATTGGTGCGAGAATGGGAAGACCTGAAAAGGCTAAAGAGAGAAAGATGAAGCCACCGGTTCACGTCCTCTTCCCGATTGGTTTGGCTGGGGGTAGCTCAAGAGACATCTACAAGGCGGCACAGGAAGGAAAATTAGCCGAAGTTGAGATTGCTCAGTTCAAGTGCACCAACTGCAGTCATATTGATATTTTCCCAACCTGTCCAGTGTGTGGAGCTGAGGCTAAACTGCTGTACAGATGTCCAAAATGTAACTATAGCTCAACCGAGGAAACGATCTGTCCAAAGTGCGGCATTGAGATGAGGGCTTATGTCAAAAAGACCATAAATCCGTCTCATCTTGTAAAACAGGCAATGCAGAATGTGAGAGTGAATACTCTTGATAAGCTTAAGGGCGTCATGGGTATGACCTCAGCACATAAGGTGCCAGAGCCCCTGGAGAAGGGAATTTTAAGGGCTAAGAATGACGTTTATGTGTTCAAGGATGGCACGATTCGTTTTGATGCAACAGATGCTCCGATAACTCACTTCAAGCCGAGAGAGATTGGAGTCAGCGTTGAGAAGTTAAGAGAGCTCGGATATACTCATGACTTTGAAGGAAAGCCCTTGGTGAGTGAGGACCAAATAGTTGAGCTCAAAGTTCAGGATGTTATCCTTTCTAAAGAGGCTGGAAAGTATCTTGTGAGGGTTGCAAAGTTCATAGACGATTTGCTTGAGAGATTCTATGGATTGCCAAGGTTCTACAATGTCGAGAAGATGGAAGATTTGATTGGCCATCTTGTCATAGGCTTAGCTCCGCACACATCCGCTGGAATCATTGGAAGGATTATAGGGTTTGTTGATGCTCTTGTGGGCTATGCCCATCCGTATTATCATGCTGCAAAGAGGAGGAACTGCTTCCCTGGTGATACCAGAATACTTGTTCAGCTCAACGGCATGCCTCAGAGAATAACGCTCAGAGAGCTGTATGAGCTATTTGAAGAAGAAAGCTATGAAAACATGGCATATGTAAGAAAGAAGCCAAAAGTAGATATCAAAGTTTATTCCTTTGACGAAGAGAGTGGAAAAGTAGTTTTAACTGACATTGAAGATGTGATTAAACTGCCTTCGACTGATCACCTCATAAGATTTGAACTTGAGCTGGGCAGGAGTTTTGAAACGACGGTTGATCATCCAGTGCTTGTCTACGAAAATGGGAGGTTTATTAAGAAGAGAGCTTTTGAAGTAAAGGAAGGTGACTTAATTCTTGTGCCTAAGATTGAGTTTCCAGAAGAGGATATTGACAGCATAGATTTGCTCGAGGAATTCTCAAAAGACGAGTTTAAGGAGCTTCGTGAGCGGATAATGGTTCGCGGAATAGCTGAATGGCTAATGAAAATCGGTGCTGAAGTTAATCCTGACTACATAAGGAGAAATTCCATACCCTTGGCAGTTCTCCTTGAGGTTTTGAAAGAAAAGGGTCTCTCGATTAAGGATGTGCCTGACTGTTACATTGGCTTTAAGCCCGATCACGTAAAAATCAGGCGCTTCGTTCCAATAGGGCCTCTCCTTAGGCTTATAGGCTACTATTTAGCAGAAGGTTACGCAAGAGAGAGTGACAGTGTCTATCAGATAAGCTTCTCAAACGGAGATGAAGAGGTTAGAGAGGACATTAAACGTGCCCTTAGGAAAGCCTTCGGAGATGGCTTTGGAATCTACGAGCGTGGGGAGAAAATAACTGTTGGCTCAAGGGTTATCTATCTGCTTTTCACCAGAGTTCTAAAGATTGGAAAAGGAGCTAAGGATAAAAGGGTCCCGGCATTTGTCTTCAAGCTTCCAAAGGAGAAGGTTAGGCACTTGCTTCAAGCTTACTTTGAAGGTGATGGCACTGCGATCAAAAGCAGACCTATGATTGTTGTTTATAGCGTCAACAAGCCTCTCCTTGAGGATATAGACACCTTGATGATAGCAAAATTCAATCTCTACGCAAGTTGGGGGGTTGACAAAAACGCAAACTCCCGACCAGGCAATATCGTCCAAAGATACCATGAGCACAGAGGCAGAAGGGTCCCTGTTTCCACTGTTTACAGACTCGATTATTATGGAATTCAAGCAAAGAGATTCTTTGAGGAGATTGACTTCATTAGTGAGCGTAAGAATTCTGTGGTTAATGCATGGACGAATCACAAGTTCCAACCATATCGTAGGGCTAATGAGATGGGCATTCTTGTTAGAGTCCGCCGTGTGGAGTACGTTAAACCCCCTGAAGAGTGGGTGTATTCATTGAGCGTAGCCAAGTATCATACGGTCATTGTTAGTGATAATATTACTACTTCAAATTGTGACGGAGATGAGGACGCTGTCATGCTTCTACTTGATGCACTATTGAACTTCTCTCGCTTTTATTTGCCAGAAAAACGTGGAGGCAAAATGGATGCTCCTCTCGTCGTAACTACGAGGCTTGATCCAAGAGAAGTTGACAGCGAAGTCCACAATATGGACATTGCCCGTTATTATCCGCTTGAATTCTATGAAGCAACGTATGAACTTAAATCTCCGAAAGAACTTGTTGGAGTTGTTGAAAGGGTTGAAGACAGATTAGGAAAGCCGGAGATGTATGAAGGGTTAAAGTTCACCCATGACACCGATGACATTGCTCTTGGACCAAAGCTGAGCAAATACAAGCAGCTGGGTGATATGGAGGAAAAAGTTAGGCAGCAGTTGGCTTTAGCTGAAAAAATCAGAGCAGTTAACGAGCATCATGTGGCTGAGACGATAATTAACTCTCATCTAATTCCAGATTTGAGAGGCAACTTAAGGAGCTTCACAAGGCAGGAGTTTAGATGTGTTAAGTGTAACACCAAATATAGGAGACCTCCATTAAGCGGGAAGTGTCCAAAATGTGGTGGAAAGATAGTACTGACGGTCAGCAAGGGGGCAATTGAAAAGTACCTTCCCACAGCAAAATTGTTAGTTACTAATTACGATGTCCTTACATACACGCGGCAAAGGATATGCTTAACGGAAAAGGACATTAAGAGTCTATTTGCAAATGTCTTCCCTGAAACCCAGAGAACTCTGTTAGCATTGAACACGAATGACATCTGCGACAGAATGATTGCTGAGAGAACTGGAAAAATTGTTACCAAGAATGGTTATCTTGATGAGTTCCATGGAAATGGGAGGAAAGTCCAGAAGAAAGTAGAAGCTCCCAAAAAAGTTGAGAAAAGAGAGCTTACTAAAATGCAGGCTCATAAACCCGAAAAGTCCGAGAAGCATAAACCCAAGAAGAAAAAGAAGGTCGTCAGCTTAGATGAGTTCTTTGGAGCTTAG